The following are encoded in a window of Cryobacterium sp. CG_9.6 genomic DNA:
- a CDS encoding flagellar motor protein MotB, with translation MSVRRKRRDFGGDDDEHPDERWMASYMDMVTVLMCMFIVLFAMSSVDADKFAQLRNSLATGFGSVNVGSIDTATGVVVPANQVDSEEEAFAGAAPTPSPTDVALTDVALTDATLTDAQRATAEVDDLTRIEAQIHTNLQSAGMDELVQFNVDERGLTVGLVGSETFFAPDQADLSAAAIAILDAMAPVLVASEREISVEGHADKHGQTVNYATDWELSAGRSTRVLRRLVEQGGVQQERIAAIGYGAARPASTGSALADMAMNRRVDVVLLSNLPDTVRSLIPGVLAGVVPADSAVAG, from the coding sequence ATGAGCGTGCGCAGAAAACGTCGCGATTTTGGAGGTGACGACGACGAACATCCCGATGAGCGCTGGATGGCCTCTTACATGGACATGGTCACGGTGCTCATGTGCATGTTCATCGTTCTTTTCGCCATGTCGAGCGTGGACGCTGACAAGTTCGCTCAGCTACGCAATTCCCTCGCCACTGGCTTCGGCAGCGTGAACGTGGGCTCCATCGACACCGCTACGGGCGTCGTGGTGCCCGCCAACCAGGTGGATTCGGAAGAGGAAGCCTTTGCGGGCGCAGCACCCACTCCGTCACCCACCGATGTTGCACTGACCGATGTTGCACTGACCGATGCGACACTCACTGATGCACAACGTGCAACAGCCGAAGTAGACGACCTCACACGGATTGAAGCGCAAATCCATACCAACCTCCAATCGGCGGGCATGGACGAGCTCGTACAGTTCAACGTGGATGAGCGCGGACTCACCGTGGGCCTCGTGGGCTCCGAGACCTTCTTCGCACCGGACCAGGCCGACCTGAGCGCGGCCGCCATCGCGATCCTCGATGCCATGGCCCCGGTGCTGGTGGCCAGCGAGCGGGAGATCTCCGTGGAGGGCCACGCCGACAAGCACGGCCAAACAGTGAACTATGCCACCGACTGGGAGCTCTCGGCCGGGCGCTCCACCCGGGTGCTTCGGCGCCTTGTGGAACAGGGTGGCGTGCAGCAGGAGCGGATAGCCGCGATCGGCTATGGAGCGGCGCGGCCGGCATCCACTGGCTCGGCCTTGGCTGACATGGCCATGAACCGCCGAGTTGATGTCGTGCTGCTGTCCAACCTCCCGGACACCGTTCGCTCGCTGATACCCGGTGTGCTTGCCGGTGTAGTTCCGGCTGATAGCGCTGTAGCGGGGTAA
- a CDS encoding MotA/TolQ/ExbB proton channel family protein translates to MDPATLVGIVIAFGALFAMITLEGSYVSSILLPAPMILVFVATIAVGIAGGTIQDALLAFKSLPRAFKGKTTPPTQIIDQVVQLAETARTSGLLSLEQEADNVNDPFLRGALQNIADGTDGDELRMLLEDEISTRARSDRTAAKFFTSLGGYAPTIGIVGTVVSLTHVLENLDTPDTLGPMIAAAFVATLWGLLSANFLWLPIGSRLKRLSDLEVDRMTLLMEGALAVQSGSQPRLLGERLRAMVSAEALNKSGKSGKSGKPAKSGKTTKAGKAAQTSDENDDTDIFQAA, encoded by the coding sequence ATGGATCCCGCAACCCTGGTTGGCATTGTCATCGCCTTTGGCGCCCTCTTTGCCATGATTACCCTCGAGGGATCGTACGTCAGCAGCATCCTGCTGCCGGCACCGATGATTCTCGTCTTTGTCGCGACCATCGCCGTGGGTATTGCGGGGGGAACAATTCAGGATGCCCTCCTCGCCTTCAAATCCCTGCCGCGCGCTTTCAAGGGCAAGACCACACCCCCTACGCAAATCATTGACCAGGTTGTGCAGCTTGCCGAAACCGCGCGAACCTCGGGACTGCTCTCGCTCGAGCAGGAAGCCGACAACGTCAACGACCCCTTCCTGCGTGGTGCCCTGCAGAACATCGCCGACGGTACGGACGGCGACGAACTGCGCATGCTGCTTGAAGACGAGATCTCCACTCGAGCCCGCAGTGATCGCACGGCTGCCAAATTCTTCACCAGCCTCGGCGGTTACGCACCTACCATCGGCATCGTGGGGACCGTGGTGTCGCTCACCCACGTTCTCGAAAACCTCGACACCCCCGACACTCTCGGCCCCATGATCGCCGCAGCCTTCGTGGCCACACTCTGGGGTCTGCTGTCGGCCAACTTTCTCTGGTTACCCATCGGTTCCAGGCTCAAGCGGCTCTCGGACCTTGAGGTGGACCGCATGACCCTGCTCATGGAGGGTGCACTCGCCGTGCAATCCGGAAGCCAGCCCCGACTTCTGGGTGAACGCCTTCGAGCCATGGTGTCGGCCGAGGCCCTGAATAAGTCCGGCAAGTCCGGCAAGTCTGGCAAGCCCGCTAAGTCCGGCAAAACCACCAAAGCCGGCAAAGCCGCACAGACCTCCGACGAAAACGACGACACCGATATCTTCCAAGCCGCATGA
- a CDS encoding flagellar FlbD family protein → MIVVTRLNDSQFAINPDLIERIHANPDTTLVMVDGANFIVTETIDEVIERIAHYRAHVISLAYDPDPDEAPRGPRRI, encoded by the coding sequence ATGATCGTAGTCACGCGGCTAAACGACAGCCAATTTGCGATCAATCCCGACCTGATCGAGCGTATTCATGCCAATCCAGACACCACGCTGGTCATGGTTGACGGCGCGAATTTTATTGTCACCGAGACGATCGACGAAGTGATCGAACGCATCGCGCACTACCGGGCACACGTCATTTCACTGGCCTATGATCCCGACCCCGATGAAGCCCCTCGCGGCCCGCGGAGGATCTGA
- a CDS encoding sensor domain-containing diguanylate cyclase, with product MAAAVDLSAQEAVLPDAVITGVRDPRRMKAVVEADLERTAETDLDAVIATLRLACAVPVVVVNIVTADRQTYVAEVGVGAACTLFADEVSFCAEVVNTGRALTVSDAASHPLYSLNPLVLSGAIGSYAGVPLIDNGVVLGTVALFDDRARTFSADELEILRHQGKLAGSVLALRRSARMDALTGLPNRVLYGDRLSGALTRLERNDGMVCVMYLDIDDFKIINDTYGHGRGDDILVELGKRVSGVLRTTDTVARFGGDEFVILCEDIGSVVEAEEMAARVVAAAGQPWEIRGQIIPVHVSIGFTVTDSADAEGSALLHEADDALYLAKTTSGSVAVLGPNRS from the coding sequence ATGGCCGCAGCAGTAGATCTCTCGGCTCAGGAGGCGGTCCTGCCGGATGCTGTCATCACCGGAGTCCGAGATCCGCGCCGCATGAAGGCCGTCGTCGAGGCCGATTTGGAACGCACTGCTGAGACGGACCTGGATGCCGTGATCGCCACCCTGCGCTTAGCATGCGCGGTGCCGGTTGTCGTGGTAAATATTGTGACTGCGGACAGGCAGACCTATGTTGCGGAAGTCGGCGTCGGCGCCGCCTGCACGCTGTTCGCGGACGAGGTCTCCTTCTGTGCTGAGGTGGTTAACACGGGTCGCGCCTTGACGGTTTCCGATGCTGCCTCGCATCCGCTCTACTCGCTAAATCCGTTGGTCTTGAGTGGCGCGATCGGATCATACGCGGGGGTACCACTGATCGATAATGGTGTGGTGCTGGGTACCGTAGCCCTCTTTGACGATCGTGCGCGAACGTTCTCCGCTGACGAACTCGAAATTTTGCGCCATCAGGGCAAACTCGCGGGTTCCGTGCTTGCGCTCCGCAGGTCTGCTCGGATGGATGCGCTCACGGGACTGCCTAACCGTGTTCTGTACGGTGACCGCCTGTCCGGGGCACTGACGAGACTTGAGCGCAACGACGGAATGGTTTGCGTGATGTACCTCGACATTGATGACTTCAAAATCATTAATGACACCTATGGTCACGGGCGAGGCGATGACATTCTTGTCGAGCTTGGAAAGCGTGTTTCTGGCGTTTTGCGCACGACCGATACGGTGGCACGTTTCGGTGGAGATGAGTTCGTTATTCTCTGCGAGGACATCGGAAGTGTTGTGGAGGCCGAGGAGATGGCCGCTCGGGTGGTTGCTGCTGCCGGCCAACCGTGGGAGATCCGTGGCCAGATCATTCCTGTGCACGTCAGCATCGGCTTCACCGTGACGGACTCTGCCGACGCAGAGGGGTCCGCGTTGCTTCATGAGGCCGACGACGCCCTGTACCTCGCCAAGACAACGTCAGGTTCCGTAGCGGTCTTGGGTCCCAACCGGTCGTAA
- a CDS encoding HNH endonuclease signature motif containing protein — protein MFTTMKSGPEVVALLQQASDLIGDALDGVHFTLLDDDAALNVMGALEAVGRRVDGGRIWSAADVGMRAETSRGHDSLAWKSGCRTKYELITGITRVSASEAKRRMRLGGIVTGTAAATSGLLGQSVPVRHPAVAEGLTSGNLGVDAADVIVAALEQISSRVAPDDLDRAERALVASATGAITPETGGLPGAGIAFSADLIRAQAHEWGAILDPDGVAPSDEQTAATSTVGFGLLKNGLYPLRGGVTPELRGVMNGVFATFISAHAAPAFPSAADQARMAAGELIPGAEEICDDRTGGEKCADILRAVFEKTARDPKTPRMGGAAPTVMVHVNARDLKNGRGVGWIDGVDAPISLKAVQERLCAGGYQQVIIGENGQVLHLGEKERFFSPAQRRAIAARDGGCVIPGCTIAAAWCEVHHVFPWQFNGPTNIDNGCLLCWYHHHTIDASGWQIKMVSGRPWIRGPVLFDPGQTWRPAASHRANTPSTDPPWASDS, from the coding sequence ATGTTCACGACGATGAAGTCCGGTCCCGAAGTGGTCGCTCTGCTGCAGCAGGCCAGTGACCTGATCGGTGACGCTCTTGATGGAGTGCACTTCACCCTCCTCGACGATGACGCCGCCCTCAACGTGATGGGAGCCCTCGAAGCGGTGGGCCGCCGGGTGGATGGTGGCCGCATCTGGTCCGCCGCCGACGTGGGCATGCGCGCCGAAACCAGTAGAGGCCATGACTCGTTGGCGTGGAAAAGCGGATGCCGCACCAAGTACGAACTCATCACCGGCATCACCCGGGTGTCCGCTTCCGAGGCGAAGAGGCGGATGCGTCTTGGTGGCATTGTCACCGGCACTGCGGCCGCCACGAGCGGCCTGCTTGGCCAGTCGGTTCCGGTGCGACACCCGGCCGTGGCCGAGGGACTCACGTCAGGGAACCTCGGCGTGGACGCCGCGGACGTGATTGTGGCGGCGTTGGAGCAGATCTCCTCCCGTGTTGCCCCGGACGATCTTGACCGGGCCGAGCGCGCCCTGGTCGCCTCAGCAACCGGAGCGATCACCCCGGAGACCGGGGGACTCCCCGGGGCAGGGATCGCGTTCTCGGCCGATTTGATTCGGGCGCAAGCACACGAGTGGGGCGCGATCCTCGACCCCGACGGCGTTGCACCGAGCGATGAGCAGACCGCCGCCACCAGCACTGTGGGGTTCGGACTCTTGAAGAACGGGTTGTATCCGTTACGGGGTGGGGTGACACCGGAACTGCGCGGCGTGATGAACGGTGTGTTCGCGACCTTCATTAGCGCCCACGCGGCACCGGCGTTCCCGTCGGCCGCGGATCAGGCCCGGATGGCGGCCGGGGAACTAATCCCGGGTGCCGAAGAGATCTGTGATGACCGCACCGGCGGGGAAAAGTGCGCCGACATCCTCCGGGCCGTGTTTGAAAAGACCGCACGAGATCCGAAAACACCCCGGATGGGCGGCGCGGCCCCGACGGTGATGGTGCACGTGAATGCTCGGGACCTGAAGAACGGGCGCGGCGTCGGGTGGATTGACGGCGTGGATGCCCCGATCAGTCTCAAGGCCGTGCAGGAGCGACTGTGCGCGGGCGGGTATCAGCAGGTGATCATTGGTGAGAACGGTCAGGTGCTGCACCTTGGGGAGAAGGAGCGGTTCTTCAGCCCAGCGCAACGCCGGGCGATTGCCGCCCGCGATGGGGGCTGCGTTATTCCCGGGTGCACCATTGCGGCCGCGTGGTGCGAGGTGCATCACGTCTTCCCGTGGCAGTTCAACGGACCCACAAATATTGATAACGGGTGTTTGCTCTGTTGGTACCACCACCACACCATTGATGCGTCCGGGTGGCAGATCAAGATGGTGAGCGGCAGACCCTGGATTCGAGGGCCCGTGCTCTTTGACCCCGGTCAAACGTGGCGACCAGCCGCTAGCCATCGGGCCAACACCCCCAGCACCGACCCGCCCTGGGCATCCGATAGCTAA
- a CDS encoding IS3 family transposase (programmed frameshift), giving the protein MAAARRRFTQEFKDELCREVINTSKPIKDVATAYGVGPETLRNWLNKYREANGGTEADLTVSERARLKELEREVQELRAETAFLKKAKRLLRAGAAVVSKYEYIDSQNSEPTNRNSVVKMCLWLAVSTSGFYHWAIRPQSATAARREALIARIQHFFEESDGTYGYRRIHADLAAEQTECSPELVRQLMRQIGLVACQPRPFRITTEADAEAAANMPDLVKRDFTADRPGVKFVGDITYIHTWQGFIYLATVIDCYSKKVVGWSIADHMRTELVADALRNAAATTVIEADAIWHSDRGSVYTSAEFRALVSGLGMRSSMGRTGVCWDNSMAESFFSMLKNERVYRTAYATKSQARSDVIRYIEGFYNSRRRHSALGYRRPNEVHYGYQQPALAA; this is encoded by the exons ATGGCCGCAGCACGTAGGCGTTTCACCCAAGAGTTCAAAGACGAGCTGTGCCGCGAGGTGATCAATACCTCCAAACCGATCAAGGACGTCGCCACCGCATACGGCGTCGGGCCCGAGACGCTCCGGAACTGGCTCAACAAATACCGCGAGGCCAACGGCGGCACCGAAGCGGACCTGACAGTGTCGGAACGGGCCCGTCTGAAGGAACTCGAGCGGGAAGTTCAAGAGCTGCGGGCGGAGACCGCTTTCTTGAAAAAAGCCA AGCGCTTACTTCGCGCGGGAGCAGCGGTAGTGAGCAAGTACGAGTACATCGACTCCCAAAATTCTGAGCCCACCAACCGGAATTCGGTGGTGAAAATGTGCCTCTGGCTGGCCGTGTCAACGTCCGGTTTCTACCACTGGGCGATCCGGCCGCAGTCCGCGACCGCGGCCCGGCGAGAGGCCCTGATCGCGCGGATTCAACACTTCTTCGAGGAGTCCGACGGCACCTACGGATACCGCCGAATCCACGCCGACCTCGCCGCGGAGCAGACCGAGTGCTCGCCCGAGCTGGTGCGGCAGCTTATGCGCCAGATTGGCCTCGTAGCCTGCCAACCACGGCCTTTCCGCATCACTACCGAAGCCGATGCCGAAGCGGCCGCCAACATGCCCGACCTCGTCAAACGCGACTTCACCGCCGACCGCCCCGGGGTGAAGTTCGTCGGCGATATTACCTACATCCATACCTGGCAAGGATTCATCTATCTGGCCACCGTCATCGACTGCTATTCCAAGAAGGTTGTCGGCTGGTCCATCGCCGATCACATGCGCACCGAGCTCGTCGCCGACGCCCTCCGCAACGCCGCTGCGACGACCGTGATCGAGGCCGACGCGATCTGGCATTCCGACCGCGGCAGCGTCTATACCTCGGCCGAATTTCGGGCTCTCGTGTCCGGCCTGGGGATGCGTTCCTCCATGGGCCGCACCGGCGTGTGTTGGGACAACAGCATGGCGGAAAGTTTCTTCTCGATGCTCAAGAATGAGCGTGTTTATCGCACCGCTTACGCCACGAAATCACAAGCTCGCAGCGACGTCATTCGCTACATCGAAGGGTTTTACAACAGCCGACGCCGGCACTCCGCTCTCGGTTACCGACGGCCCAATGAAGTCCACTATGGTTATCAGCAGCCAGCATTGGCAGCGTAG
- a CDS encoding IS110 family transposase, which yields MVSQQFSYVIGVDTHAKTHTLVALDHLGGKHGTAQTFPTTPPGLKRAQAWIERETTGPVLVAMEGTGSYGAQFCDLLTAAGVRVTETRPPKRGVRRAGKTDPIDAEHAARYALALPMEHLITPRNHAGHHAALTVLLTARAALKKAHSASNNRLTALLRGYGFGLDVRLALTAEQIKVVAAWRAHRNDDVGMVTIRAEAAREAREILSRQAELTANEKGLLKHVKALAPYLLLEHGVGAIVAAQLIVSWSHQGRIRSEAAFARFAGIAPIPASSGNTIRYRLHRGGDRALNTAIWVTTFYRYHHDLATAAYVEKRTKEGKTPKEIQRVLKRYIARHLFRVLDNHTT from the coding sequence ATGGTCTCACAGCAGTTCAGTTATGTCATCGGGGTGGATACCCATGCCAAGACACACACGCTGGTCGCCCTCGACCATCTGGGCGGGAAACACGGCACCGCGCAAACATTCCCGACAACTCCGCCCGGACTCAAACGGGCTCAGGCGTGGATCGAACGCGAAACAACAGGGCCGGTTTTGGTGGCCATGGAGGGCACCGGGTCCTACGGAGCCCAGTTCTGCGACCTCCTGACGGCCGCCGGCGTGCGCGTCACCGAAACCAGGCCGCCCAAGCGCGGCGTTCGCCGGGCCGGCAAAACCGACCCCATCGACGCAGAGCACGCCGCCCGCTACGCCCTCGCCCTGCCAATGGAGCACCTCATCACGCCCCGCAACCACGCTGGGCACCACGCAGCCTTGACGGTGCTACTGACCGCGCGCGCCGCCCTCAAGAAGGCCCACAGCGCCTCCAACAACCGCCTCACAGCGCTGCTGCGCGGGTACGGCTTCGGCCTGGACGTTCGCCTGGCCCTCACAGCCGAGCAAATCAAAGTCGTCGCAGCCTGGCGCGCCCATCGAAACGATGACGTCGGCATGGTCACCATCCGCGCCGAGGCTGCCCGCGAAGCGCGAGAGATCCTCAGCCGTCAAGCCGAGCTCACGGCGAACGAGAAGGGCCTCCTCAAGCACGTGAAAGCCCTCGCCCCCTACCTGCTGCTTGAGCACGGCGTCGGCGCGATCGTCGCCGCGCAGCTGATCGTGTCGTGGTCGCACCAGGGACGCATCCGCTCCGAGGCCGCGTTCGCCCGCTTCGCGGGCATCGCGCCCATCCCCGCGTCATCGGGCAACACCATCCGCTACCGTCTGCACCGCGGTGGCGACCGGGCGCTCAACACCGCCATCTGGGTCACCACGTTCTACCGCTACCACCACGACTTGGCGACCGCCGCCTACGTCGAGAAACGGACGAAGGAAGGCAAGACACCCAAAGAGATCCAACGCGTCCTGAAACGCTACATCGCCCGGCACCTGTTCCGCGTCCTCGATAACCACACCACCTAA